Part of the Canis lupus dingo isolate Sandy chromosome 14, ASM325472v2, whole genome shotgun sequence genome, ATATTAACAACAAAAGAATATCAACTTACAGAACCAGACAATGCCCCTGAAGTAAAGTTGATCATAAATGTTGGTTCATATAGACCAGATTTTGCACACAACCACTTCTTTAAAACTTCATAGTTGTACCAGTACATtgctataaaaacagaaaatgaaatgaatacatAATTTAGAAGTGAAATGTGGACCTTAAGTATATAAggttatatattaaagaaaaagggaaaatatgacCCTGACACACTTTACTTTCTGCTTGGACACACATACTAgttaagattgaaaaaaaaaagcaaaaaaagggaACCAAATTCTTAAGAAATATTCTAGCAATCTTATAAATAAAACCCCACCTATATAATAGTTAAGTAggactttaattccaaaacctgaCAAGGACAGTAGGAGAAAGACAGGTATAGTTCAATATCATTCATTAACACAGGTataaaaattcttaggaaaaaaaaacaacaacaaacgaAGTATTTCATAAAAGATCATACACTATGACTAAACGGGGTTATTGTTAGAAGAATGCAAAGGcagtaaaatgtaataatttctttaaatgccaAACACAACTTTAAAAGAACCATGGGATCATCTAAGATTGATGGAAAAGCCTTTCACAAAATTCAATACATTTTCACTTAAAGCAAAGCAATTTCTTGAAAACTTAGGGGATAAAAGAGAATTTCtttaactagaaaaagaatatacatcAAGAATCCTtagcaaagggatccctgggtgacgcagcggtttagcgcctgtctttggcccagggcgcgatcctggagacccgggatcgagtcccacatcaggttcccagtgcatggagcctgcttctccctctgtctgtgtctctgcctctctctctctctctctctctctgactatcattaaaaaaaaaaaaaaaaaagaatccttagcAAAAATAATGGTGAAACAACAATTATTTCCTTTAGGATGAGAAAAATGACACGGATGCAACATCATTGCTATTATTCAAAACTGTTCTACAAAGCACAGTAAGAGAGAACCAAATAAAAGCTCTaatgatttaaaatgaaacaaagtagttataatttacatatttgtctatacagaaaattcaagataagcaaagtaaaattaatagttttaaaagtagctgaatattaaatataatctaacacacaaaaattaattataacaCTGCACCAGCCTAAGacttgaaatctttattttaatagagCTTTTAAAATAGCTACTAAAGTTGGAAGTGGTTATAACTATAAATAAATCTAACTccaaaaaatacagtatttatgaagaaaaatttaaaactctactGAGACACTTTAAAGAAGAATTATAAGAGAGAGATGACATTTCTATGGGGGAAAATAAGGTAACCTTAATAAGGCACTAGTAATTTAGACAACATTGCAGCATTAGTGCAGGCCTAGACAAACTAGCCAGTGGAAGATATCCATGCATACATGAAGCTTTGATGTGACAGGTGACACATCAAATCCTTGGAGCAAGTgtgtttactgaataaatgatgctgggataACCATTCATGTATAATGGGGAAATAGAGTTGAATATTTATCTCAGTTCTTAACTGCAAATCAATTACAGATAAGTGAATGGCCAATGAAATGATACTCAACTTCAttaagaatcaagaaaatataagtgaGGTACCACTTTAAATTACTAAACAAAACTTACGAACTCTAACAGTAAAAGTACTGGTGAGGGTATGAAATGAAGGAACAGGAAGCTGGTAGGTGTACTGATCTATACAATCACTTTAGAAAAGAATCTGAcatgtaataattaaaaaatatatatttatatgaactGGCAAAGCTAATACTGGAGAAATTCTTGTACATGTACACCAAAAGTCTGTTAAAAATGTTCACAACAGCATTTACTTGTTTACTCATAAAcgagtaaaaatgaaaaaagtttcacataaaaaaacaaatcttaagattcttgagtaaaataagcattttcaaaatctttaaaataggtaACAGCATGTTAACTAAGTAACATATTGTTTAACAATAATACACATGtggtaaaactatttttaatttaaacgtGATATATACGTAAGACAATGCTACCTAAATTTAGCAGATACCAAGATAAATCCTACCTGAGAATGGTACATCTCTAAGAATAGTAGGAGCCCAGCCCTTCCAAAGGGAAATCCAACCATCTTCAGACACTTTCTTGCTGACAAATCGATGCAATTCTTTGGAAGAAAACTTCTTAGATTGCATCTTGGTTCTAATCAATTCTAATGGACTTATCACAGTTACTGCACCAACTAATACCAACAagcaaatataagaaaacaaacaaaaagccatgTACTATgcaaacacacatgcaaaaaatatttcatgcattttatatactttttattctgaaatgtctGCAAATCTTAAAGTCAAATATCTAATGATGCCAACATAAtggtgcacatttttttttcccttaataaagGTATTTCTTAAAAGCCTGTTTTCATATAACTTACTCTTTCTGGTttcaactcttttttctttttaagatttttttttaagtaatctctatacccaatgtggggctcaaactcacaaccctaagatcaagagtctcatgctccaccaactgagccaagccCGGTACCCTGGTTGCAACTCTTTCAAGAGCAGCTCCAGAAATACTACATGTCAATTACACTACTATGAAGCTCACCCCCACAGCACagagaaaaatatctttctgCACAGAGGCACCTTTCCTTCCGATTAAATAAACTCTGAATCCTGGAGTCCATAAGGAAGAAGATTCATGACTTAGCCATCAATTTGACATCAACTTAACATCTACTGTCACTCTAAAATCTAAATTCTAAAGCCTAAACTCTCTGTCCAGGATTCAACAGGGATGGGTTGATCCCATCTTATTCTGATGGCAATTGCACATACTATATGACTTCCAGAGTAGATATTAACAAATTAGTACAAACTACAATGCAAAATGTACCAATACTCTGTATTTTATGCAAAATTatctgtcaaaattttaaaagctctaaacaaaaatcaaaatgaaaatacagtaagTTTATTACTTACATCTGGCAACAATTCCAGCAATAATTGGTATACGACTTTCATTTTCTCCTAATTTTGATCTCAGAAGAGCAGATAATTGATCATAGCaggtaaaataaataactgtGGCAGGAACTGCCATCACTCTATTAGAAAGATACCAACAAAAAGATTTGTACGAAACTGTCAAAAGgcttaaatgtattaaattattattaaatataagcTAAAATCCTTATATTGTATATAAGCTGAAAACTCTAACAAATCAGCCAATGggatcaatttttattttattttaaaattattagtgtTTAATTTAGTAGGCAACAAAAAGATGTACAATAGGTATCTGCCCTACAgaagtttatattctagttgTGAAGATCAAGTTACAAAGCACTCGATCAGGTCATAAATAGGAAAAGACTAAAGAGGACACTCCTCTACCTCcttgatttattgattttggcCTCCCAAAAATCCTCCTTCCCAATTATAGTTACTATAACATGAAAATctctaaagtaaaaaatacaagagcacttgtaaaatatttttaactacagACTATCATACCTACTTATAACCAGAAATAAAGTAAGATTTATGTTGCCAGAATTATATGTGTATAGTTTTGATGAAATtcctatggcaaaaaaaaaaaaaaaaaaagaaagaaagaaagaaagaaattcctatGGCATATTCTTTCAAATGAAATTATCAAAAGGGAATTATTagtaaaattaaacacaaaattgCAGGCACtatcatgttatatatattaatacaagAAACCAGTTTTTGTTTATGGTCTAAGGGACATTCACAGACTGTACTTTGAAAATGACTAATGTTCCACAGTGAAGTTTGATgagaatttagaaacaaaattgaCTGCAGGGCTTGGATCAGCCactaattttacaattttaagcACTGTTTAAAATGTAAGCCTCAAAGTATCTAATTTGCTCCacaaaaagatacagaaaagggAAGGTATACATATCACAGTATCTCTTATTATTGtcataaaacaaaaagtcaacGCCAAGTTCttaatttctgaaaatgaaaaaaaattatgcttgtGCATCAAAGACTTACCACAGCAGGCCTGGTTGCTcaaatcttctttctcttcaggAGGACACTTTGCATGCTTGATCTTTGGTCAATTCCAAAGAATGTAGCCCTTGGAATATTCCCTATCATaagggtgtttgttttgtttttggtatgtCTGGAGCACAAAATCAACTTGTCTAGGTTGTTCTCTGCAAGTGAtgtgatttgctttctttttggagGTCTGGAGTTTTGGTAGTCACAGGTGGTCATAAAGAAAGAATTTGCCTATGTCACTAATTCTCAATATAAGCCTCAGACTTTGCCACTGAAActcattttaaagtagaaatactTTGCACATGCTGCTGCAGTTCAGTGCTAGAAGAATAAGCATGTCCTATGGGATGTCACCAGGGAGGGTTCTGGAAGCTTTATGCCTGCCTGGTCAGCTACTGTTGTGCCTCTTCCCTTCCTGATTCTGCTTTGTAGCCGCATGCTGTAATAAGTCACAGACAGGAGTATAATCGTCTTTAAGTCCTGTGAGTCCTTCTCTAACAAATCATCAAATGTGTGGGTGGCTGTGGGACTCATAAAACAATGCTTTAGAAAAAGTCCCAATATTATAAATTATGATTTTATCCAATCATGCCAATcataaggcaaaacaaaacatttagtgAGAAAAATAGTAAATTGCAACTTACAAGGTAGGGGGAAGGCCACTCCACAGGGATTTAATGCCCTCATTTCGAACGATTTTAAAAAAGGCATCCTAAAAGTATAATAGAAAACAGTCAAAATATATCCCTGAACTTGATATATAAACTTTTTGGTAAATGattggtacttttattttttcaagcatttatttccaaaatatgagCTTCTCAGATTtatgttttatccattcatttaaaaaaaatttccctcaaCTTTCAAACACAAGTAAAGCATTTCTGAATGATACCTTCTGCTGACAGAATAAAATCTATGTTACTCAGCTATGGCTTATTCTACTTAGAtgccaagtttttaaaatattattataaaaaggaaatggagTAATGGCAGAGAATGGGTCAGATTAACTCTCTTGACCAACCACAGtgtctgaaaaaatatttaaacccagtacttggggatccctgggtggctcagcggtttagcacctgcctttggcccagggcgtgatcctggagtcctgggatcgagtcccacaatgcgctccctgcatggagcctgcttctccctctgcctgtgtctctgcctttctctctctgtgtctctcataaataaataaattaattaattaattataaataaataaatccagtacTTGAAATTTCTGGAATCAAAAACAGGTAAAAATCAGTGAGAAGTAGGCTGTTGAAAGACAAAGAGCAATGAGTGAGATTTGCAAATCTGCAGATTTTTCTGTATAGAAGTGGCAAAGAATAGCACATTTACTTGCTGGAAATGGCAAAATACAGGATTCAGGCTGACAAAATATCTAGAAACTTAGGTAGGAAAAGGAGGCACTACAGAAAGCATAAGCCCCAAAGTTTGCATACAAAATCAGCCAcaagggatgcccgggtggcttagcggttcagtgctgccttcagcccagggcgtaatcctggagacccgggatcaagtcccacatcgggttccctgcatggagcctgcttctccctctgcctatgtctctgcctctctctctgtgtttcttatgaataaataaataaaatcttaaaaaatacatcagtCACAAAGCTTGGCtcaccaataaattagacaatcctAGACCAAGACAACAAAGTCCAGGCTACAAAATAAACCAGCAGCTAAAGGCTGAGTGGAAATTTCAACTGCAAACCAACACAGGGAAGCCTGACTTTAGAGTCTGAATCCAGCCAAAGTTAActgtcttttaaaacaaaatggacTCTTTGGAAGAATATTTTCACAATGCATCATTCATAATGTCTTCTATACAATCAAAATTCCtaaggcataaaaaaaaaaaagaaaatgtgcccatacttaaagaaaaagtagTCAATAAAAACCAATACTGAAATTTCAGATGATACAATTAGCAGACAAGAAGTCtaaagcagggacgcctgggtggctcaggagtttgagtgcctgccttcagcccagggcatgatcctggagtcccagaatcaagtcccaggGAGACTgggagcatgaagcctgcttttctctctgcctgtgtcagaggcctctctctgtgtctctcatgaataaataaatattaaaaaaaaaaagaagtctaaagcagctattataaatatatttaaaaacttaaaagatgatatatacacaatgaaagaACAAATTAGTATTTCAGCATAGGAACAGTTACCATAAAAAACAGCCAAGTGAAAATTCTAAATCTGAAGTAAAAATTCACTAAGTGGGCttaacagaagaaaggaaatagcaaaTAGAGTCACTGAACTTAAAGACAGAACTTCAGtctgaaagagaaggaggaaaaataatgaagagaaatgtCGAGGCTCAGGGACCTGATGGGAAGGAAACATCAAGTGGCATAACAGGTTTACCTAGAatcagaggaaaggagagagaacaggatAGGAAATATCCTAAGGAAATGATAGCCAAAAACTTCCCCAAATAAGTCAAAGACATCAATTGACAGAGCCCCAAATCCGAAAAggttccaagaaaaataaaaacagacaatgaaaacagaaaagccaaatgacaaaaatacatCTAGAGAAAGGATGATACAAATGAAGGCTAACTTTGCATAAGACACATGGAAGGTCACAAGATAATGTAATGACACGTTTAAGGTGCTGAAAAAAATTATGCCAGAATTTTGTATGCAGccaaaataggctttaaaaatgCTTGATAAAGACATTTCAGTAGAACAAAAACTGAGAGGAAAACTGCCAAAACACCTGCCtaaaagaaatgctgaaaataaGGTCTTCAGGAAGAAGGGCCATGCTGCCAAATAGCAactaaaatcttcaaaaaaggaaggaagaagaaatggtaaaTACATGGTTATGTATGAAACATTTCCCCCCTTTATccttttaaatgctttaaaagacataactttttaaataaaacattttctaacaGCTGTGGAATTTGTAATGTACAAAGATGTACTATACATTAAGCCATAGCACAAAGAAAGAGGGACAGCATGAATCCTGTCAAAAACCATGAGGGGTCTAAGTACACATACTCTCCTTGCAAGTTACCAAGTCAGCCTGCCACAGTATCCTGAGAGTTGATCAAAGACAAGAATCTCTGGCATAAGAGGTAAAGGACAGTTTATTACTCACAGTAACAGCAGCGGTATCAGCATTTTGTGCCAATTTCCTGAGCCCTAATTTCCACAAAGGAATGTGAAGAAGGCTAGATGACACCTAAACACACAGTGCCTGCATTACAGCAGGGGAAATCTGACCTGAGGGGACCCAAATCCTCTGTAATGTGCAGTGGGGACACTTTCCCTTTGCTCTAGAGGGAGATACTGTATCTATCAAGGTTGTTCACCATACAAACATCATGGAAAAGATGGTAAGGAACATGTTAAGAGCAGTCACAAGATACGCAGAAATGTGAAAGACTTGAAGAACTGTCTCCCTAGAAATGGGAAttgaaaaatcaatatattattattataactcaACTAATCCAACAGAAtccaagaaaggagaagaaaaccaaaaagcaaaaacagggagcaaacagtaaaaaaacatacaaagataGTAGAGTGACACCCAACTATGTTAAGAATTACTTTAAAGTACTAAGTTTTCCAATTAAAAATCAGAGATTGTCAGAGAGGGGACTAAAAAAGCAAGGCCCAGCTCTATGTTGTCTTGGAGTAATATAtatgctgctgaagcaagcacgaCTTGTAGTAgtaggatagaaaaagatatacctTATAAACAGTATGAGAAAGCTTAAGTGGCTACATTACTATCAGACAAAAAATTTCAAGATAATGAATATTACCAGTGATAAAGacacttcattaaaataaaaatataacagaaaaacaTATcaagtataaatgtatatgtCCCTAAAACAAGGTTTCAAAGGCTATGAAGCAAACCTGGGAGAACTCAAGGGAAAAGAGACAAAGTCCTAATTGAAGATTTTTATATCCTCTTGCAGTGACTGACAGAGTAAAGGAAAAAGTTAATAGGAATTTAGAAGATCTAAATGAAACATCAGCTATCCTGACCTGATGGCTTATAAGACACTATGCCCAACAATTGCAgaatataggttttatttttttatttttttaatttttatttatttatgatagtcacacagagagagagagagagagaggcagagacacaggcagagtgagaagcaggctccatgcaccaggagccgacgtgggactcaatcccggatccccaggatcgcgccctaggccaaaggcaggcactaaaccgctgcgccacccagggatcccagaatataGGTTTTAAAGTGTACATAAAATATTCGCCAAGACAGATCATTTGTAGGGCCACTTAGCAAGattcaataaatttcaaaaatctgaaaatttacAGAGTATACTCCTTTGACCACAGtgaaattaaagtagaaatcaggAATAATAAGATTCTAGAGAATATCcaattattaagaaattaaatatatttctaaataactatggcaaaaaaagaaattacaagggaaattagaaaatatttcaactgACTGATagtaaaaatataacattaaaatttgGGAATACACCCCGAAGGACACAGTTGCCACTTCTTGTCCTCACGACATGAAAAAagtttaacaaaatgaaaagttaactCCTCTTAGATTTACAAAACAACTGAAGTCACAGAGCAAACTGCTATCCTGAAAACTggagaaacagatacagagactCACAACTTATTAGAGTGGAAGCCTGCAGTTAGAACCAATGTTAATAACTACACTTTAAACTATAACAAATTGCTGAAAGCTCAGTGTATATTAACTTGAGGATAAAAAAGGCCTGTTGTTAGGGGGCCTCTCACACCTTCATTTTTAGCTCTATGAGTCCTACCAGATTCTCACTGTGAACAGCAGAGAAAAATCTCCTCCTGCTTCCGCAGCAGGTGAAGGAAAAATGTAAACCAGTTTTGAAATATACCCCAAACCTGTATTCTCCTTAATAAAGCATATATTTTAGGGAAACTATTTTATCAGAACTTAAACCACCTGCAGTTTTACAAAAATCTAACCAACCTGGGGCAAGGGAAACACCCAACTCATGTTCCTTAAGAATAAGACCTAGTCACAGGACTGTGGAATATTTCCCTTCCTCCATACCTTATCACCACATCTACAGGGCTCTTGTAAAACAACAGAGGATCACAGCTTTGAAAGAACCACAAGCCTCAGACTCTATTTGAGCAGTCTCTAGGAAAACTTAAGGATAATATGCAAGACAAAAAAAGAGGACACTGGAGGGAATTTTATTCTCTGACAATACAACTACAACAAGCAGTAAACACAGCCTAGCTTCTAATCAGATAAACAAATCACCTGACAATAAAGCTGTatttacctcattttcttttaaccTACTACAACGTGTGGctttctacaaaaaaataaaaaaaataaaaaaaataaaaataaatacaaagtacaAAATACAAAGGCAAAATACACAGTctaaagagacaaagcaagcatcagCACCAGACTCATATATGGCAGAGATTTTAGAATTATCAGAATGGGAATCTAAAATAACTAAGATAAATATGCCAAGCATTCTAATGGTAGtgtcagagaggcagaggaggtgtTAGGGCTTTCACTGTCACCAAGAGTAATGAGATCACTCCACCAGTGTCAGTGGAAACTATAAGGGAAGCCAGAACTTCCTCTCTGCTCTGAGTCTGTTTGGGCTGTTATAACCTAGTACCTtacaaataagagaaatttatttaccACATttctggagtctagaagtccCAGATCACAGTGCTAGGTCAGAGGGCCCTCTCCCAGGTCTCTGATTTCTTACTGTATCCCCAACATGGTAGAAGGGCAAGGCAGCTCTGGGATCTCTTTTATAAAGTCATTAATTCCTTAGGTCTCTGCCCTCTAATCAACTTCAGATTAGTAACCTAATCACCTTCAGCTCCACATTCTAATACCATCACTTcaggcattaggatttcaacatatgaattttggg contains:
- the SLC25A40 gene encoding probable mitochondrial glutathione transporter SLC25A40 isoform X4 produces the protein MDLESEGPQIIKVTPVQQMLASCTGAILTSLMVTPLDVVKIRLQAQNNPFPKGKCFVYSNGLMDHLCVCEEEGNKAWYKKPGRFQGTLDAFFKIVRNEGIKSLWSGLPPTLVMAVPATVIYFTCYDQLSALLRSKLGENESRIPIIAGIVARFGAVTVISPLELIRTKMQSKKFSSKELHRFVSKKVSEDGWISLWKGWAPTILRDVPFSAMYWYNYEVLKKWLCAKSGLYEPTFMINFTSGALSGSIAAVATLPFDVVKTQKQTQLWIYESHKIKKN
- the SLC25A40 gene encoding probable mitochondrial glutathione transporter SLC25A40 isoform X2, which codes for MDLESEGPQIIKVTPVQQMLASCTGAILTSLMGKCFVYSNGLMDHLCVCEEEGNKAWYKKPGRFQGTLDAFFKIVRNEGIKSLWSGLPPTLVMAVPATVIYFTCYDQLSALLRSKLGENESRIPIIAGIVARFGAVTVISPLELIRTKMQSKKFSSKELHRFVSKKVSEDGWISLWKGWAPTILRDVPFSAMYWYNYEVLKKWLCAKSGLYEPTFMINFTSGALSGSIAAVATLPFDVVKTQKQTQLWIYESHKISMPLHMSTWAIMKNIVAKNGFAGLFTGLIPRLIKIAPACAIMISTYEFGKTFFQTQNARRQQY